The genomic stretch ACACCCAAGCATTCCAATGACGTCGCCACACTCGGAGACCCCTCTGCCTCGATCTGCGGTGGGCAGCTACCGCAAAAACGACGAGGCCGAGCGGCAGGAGCCACGCCGGCGCACACCGCTGGTCCAGCAGGACACTCGCACGAGTTCAGCTCTCGAGTCCATCGAGGAGAACGAGACGATACGCTCCTGCGTGGATctgtacaacaaaaataagcTGAGCAAAGACAATGTCTGGAATATGTCGTTGATTGATACACTAGCCAATCTAATGGATCGCCATCACAAACAGCTGAACAATTTCAAGGTGCGTTTTATCCCTTCGAGCAAAAAGGAGAGCTCCTAACCCACTTTTCTTCCTTCACAGATGGCTGGCTATTCGCTGGAGGCCTCGGCCAAGATCTACGCCCTGCGTGTAGACTCAATCTACAAAGATGCATTGCGTATATCGGCGGGTTTGAATGGTCGCCTCTTGACGGGCTTACCTGAGGGACCTCCAGGTGATGGCGAAGGTGCCGATGCGGCTCCcagtcaacagcagcaggcggcaccTAAGCTCAAGCGCCAGAAAAGGAATTTATCAACGGTGACAAAGAACAAGGAAACATTGAATGCGCGTTTGGACATGGTGCCCATGCAGGATGCGGTTTTTGGGAAGCTCAATTCGACGGTGGGTTCCATCAATGCCTCCAATCGCCTGATGCACAACATTCTGCCCAGCGTGGACTCTGAAATGCGGCTACGCACGACCCACAAATTCTGGGATTCGACGGAGGAGACGGATGAGCTCATGGACAGCGAAACGCTGAGTGCTGGCACCAAGGAGTGGGCCAATGAAGAGTTGTGCAATGCGGAATGGCTGCCTAAGCTGTACAACCATATGGACAAACTAAAACTGCGGCCACTCCACACGGGCTACGTGATAACCAGTGCTCCCAATCCCCAGCCACAGTCGGGATCTATTTCAGAGGCGGCCCCCACATGTAATGACGCTGCTGAGGGGCTGGATAATGCGGACGACTTCGGTGTGAATCCCACAGATATATCCGTAGCATTTGACATGAATGCCGAGTGTGAGCCCATGCCGGATATGGAGGCAAGTCCACCCATTATCCTAGATATACAATCGAATGATTTGCAGGATCTCACCGCCGAGGAGCAGACGCGTTTGAGCAAAACGGCCGGGGTCATTGACGATCTGAGGCCAGTGGATGGTGTGACTAGCCTGGACTACTCTTACAGGCCCATGGACAGAATCCGACAGTTTTGGGCGGGTCCAGCGCATTGGAAAATCAGGCGCACTCGTCCGCTCACCACTCTGGCCGAGACGAATCGACCTATGGCTGCTAAACCAAAGAAAACGGCGGCAGCCACCTCCAAGCGACGCATGAAGAATCTGCACTATGGAAAGTTCAACAAGGAGTTATTCAAGCCCCTCAATGcttacaaaaaaaagcagcgaAAGGTCAATGAAAAGAAATGGGATGCCCGAAAGGTGGTGCGGCCCACAAAATTCAACTTTGAAGCGGATTACTTTTTAAAATACGACTCGGCGCCGGGTATTAAAGTTAGCCAGAGTTTTGGAGAAGCCGATCTCGTTGAGGGACTGGAAAATGATACGGATATGGATGGGGGCTCCCACCACGACGATGCCGACATAGAGCTCTCTGACAACGAACATTTCACCACAGATGAACCTATCACGAACCGAATGTCGGCAGCGGGCATTGAAAATACCATGGACATGATGAATGAGGATTCATGTGAGGATAGGCTcaatcaaagccaaagcatCCATGAGGATGACGATACAATCTTGAAGATATCCACCGAATTTAAGGATGCACCAAGGCAGGTGTGTCTTTGAGGGACATACTATTCCCAAGGGTGTCtaaaatatcatttatttgGTTCTTTTTCAGGTCACCAAAGTAATTGTGCCATTTGCGAAGCATGCCAAGGTGATCGACATGAAGAATCTCAAGAAAAGCTGCCATTCTTTGATCCAGAAACAGCTCCTGAATCCTGTCGATGAGACATCAGTACCCTCATACTCAGTGCCAAAGGAAGAAAGCTACGCGAAGGGTACCGCCAGCTTCCAGGAGGTTTACCGATCCTTGCCTGATGTCTTGAGTGACAAAATGAAAGATTCTCTGTCCCCATCGGTGGCCCTCTATGCGGTTCTTCATTTGGCCACCGACATGAAACTGCGACTCATTCCACAAGAGAATCTAGAGGATTTTCAAATCCGGCAAGTTCTGGATGACGAAGATTAGAAACTTAGAAGTAATCAATCTCCACACAATTTTAAACACATTTTCATGCACCAAAACATACAAAACACTAAAAGAAACGAAGCTAGGCTCATCTCCAATGTATTTTTGGATGATTTTTTAATTCCATCTCTCAAAGGGTACCCCGTTCTAAGTCCTAAGATAGCCGACAATAGAAATGTGTGTGCTACCCCATattaacaataaattaatatttttgagaGCCCGTGTACCTTGAacctttttttggtttttgaacATAGAACTATTTTTCCACCCACTGCAGCGGAGTAAAAGttagatctaacaggagtgtaGAGGTACAGGCTGTTATAggctctgagatctaggcgctcatatgGACGTAGaggcggacggacggatatggctctatcgactcggctattgatgctgatcaatgATATTAGTACTCTATGCTGTTACAATCGCTTCCTTTTCGACGTTACACTCATCTAATATACCCTTggactcattttgagtatcggatatatttatatattcccCAAAGATTTTCTAAGTGCGCtctaaatattaattttattataaaatcTTTTAAATTAGATATTAGTCGGATAAATCTTATAAATTGTCATCTTTTTTTCCCTCTGAAAAGGAAAATAATTTGGTCAAATATTGAGCAACAGGTATCCTTGTATTCGGGAGCGCCGCATCTGTGTAGGCTGGCAAATTTCTTGTAGCGCACTATTTCACCCTCCAGATAGTCGTTTGCTCCGCGCAGCTCCCGACGAATGCACTCCATAAGAAAGGTCATGTCACAATGGCGGCTTGTTATCACAGTTCTTCGGAGGTCTCTGGTTTCCACTGATTCGCCGGGGTGCCATCAGTGTTTTGTTGCTCgatctgctgctccttctgttTCGATACCTTGAGCGCGTTCTCTTTCTGTCTTGGGAATTGCTCTCTATAGGATTGTAATGGACTTTCAGACCTATTTTCTTCATTAAAGTATTTTTTGCTATTGAAAGATGCTGTCGTCTCGAGATATGATGGATAAGCATGAGGGGCCTGCCCGTTGTTGGAGCTCTACTTAAGAATCGAACGTGTGGAAAGGTGGTAGGATCGTAGAAGGTTTCcgtctgtggctgttgctgaaATCTCTGAGGTTCTTCTGCCCTGAATACCTGAGGTTCTATCAAAATTCCTTTTGGTTCTTCCATGAAACGCAGTTGTCTATCCACCCAAACAAACCCATTGTGTTTTCTAAAATCGCTTATTAGGAGATTTACCTTAACATCGTAGAGGGCACATCCGGCTTAGGTTTCCTTTTCGTATCGCCGCTGTCTTTTGAACTCCcccgtttctcctctggcttATCCTCCTTCGTGGAGTTCGTTTTCCTTGGGGCAGGAGCCCAAAAAATTTAAGGATCACAGGATCTGAACTATTTcagatttttaatttctttttttattactGAAATTTGGAATATGTCAAAATTTTCGAACGAACCAGAACTAATATTTTGAAACTGAAGGAAGGTTTTAGGTGTAGTGCTCTCAGGAGATTTCAAGTATATTTCTAGAGACTCTTCGAAGAATTAGAGGGGAGAGTTCTGTCCGATGAGTTCTATGGATAGTCCTGGCGATGTTTGTGTGGATAGTTTTATGTTAGTTCTAAGGAATGATAGTGATGTTGATGTTGTAAAAAATcgaggggaacgttgtgagttgctgctgcgaccctACGAACtctatatttatacccgattcATGGTCAATATGGCACTCCTACAGCAGACGGCGCACGCTAGATGACGCTTATCATAACCATTACTACTGGGCGATAGATGCTTCATGTTTTCCTTggaaaattttctttttttccccatttccctATCAACAACCTCGCACATCTGTTAATCTCTTTTCTTCTTCatattttagcttttttgCCGCCATGTACGGCGGCAGAGatgtaaaaaatacaaatatcgACGCCTCGCACTGTTATCGAAACTATCGTTGGCCCTTTAACAAATTGTGTGAcagtaaaaataatttttgatatttaCTTTGTTTAAATCATTGAGCTGGAACAttcaaattggaaaaaaattaatattcataAGTTGAGCGTGCAAACCGATATTGTGGCATCTTAAACTATaattttcgtttgtttatATTGCGGTTGCAGCCCTGCGCGTGTAAGTGTGGTTATCTCCATCCCTAGAATTCGGCGTCCACTCTAGGAAACTGTAAATTTCCAATACGAAAATAGTAAAAATCAGGAGAAAAACTACCGTAACCCGTAACTACACACACCCAAGCATTCCAATGACGTCGCCACACTCGGAGACCCCTCTGCCTCGATCTGCGGTGGGCAGCTACCGCAAAAACGACGAGGCCGAGCGGCAGGAGCCACGCCGGCGCACACCGCTGGTCCAGCAGGACACTCGCACGAGTTCAGCTCTCGAGTCCATCGAGGAGAACGAG from Drosophila pseudoobscura strain MV-25-SWS-2005 chromosome 4, UCI_Dpse_MV25, whole genome shotgun sequence encodes the following:
- the LOC6902615 gene encoding condensin complex subunit 2-like; the encoded protein is MTSPHSETPLPRSAVGSYRKNDEAERQEPRRRTPLVQQDTRTSSALESIEENETIRSCVDLYNKNKLSKDNVWNMSLIDTLANLMDRHHKQLNNFKMAGYSLEASAKIYALRVDSIYKDALRISAGLNGRLLTGLPEGPPGDGEGADAAPSQQQQAAPKLKRQKRNLSTVTKNKETLNARLDMVPMQDAVFGKLNSTVGSINASNRLMHNILPSVDSEMRLRTTHKFWDSTEETDELMDSETLSAGTKEWANEELCNAEWLPKLYNHMDKLKLRPLHTGYVITSAPNPQPQSGSISEAAPTCNDAAEGLDNADDFGVNPTDISVAFDMNAECEPMPDMEASPPIILDIQSNDLQDLTAEEQTRLSKTAGVIDDLRPVDGVTSLDYSYRPMDRIRQFWAGPAHWKIRRTRPLTTLAETNRPMAAKPKKTAAATSKRRMKNLHYGKFNKELFKPLNAYKKKQRKVNEKKWDARKVVRPTKFNFEADYFLKYDSAPGIKVSQSFGEADLVEGLENDTDMDGGSHHDDADIELSDNEHFTTDEPITNRMSAAGIENTMDMMNEDSCEDRLNQSQSIHEDDDTILKISTEFKDAPRQVTKVIVPFAKHAKVIDMKNLKKSCHSLIQKQLLNPVDETSVPSYSVPKEESYAKGTASFQEVYRSLPDVLSDKMKDSLSPSVALYAVLHLATDMKLRLIPQENLEDFQIRQVLDDED